In Vibrio cyclitrophicus, one genomic interval encodes:
- a CDS encoding aldehyde dehydrogenase family protein: MTQLQNVQAENALYIGGEWQAGVSTVANINPSDISENIGNFAQASAEQVQQAISAAKHAQPEWEKTPIERKQAVLQAIGDELIARCDELGTLLSREEGKPFAEGRGEIYRAGQFFQYFAAEVLRQIGDNADSVRPGVSVEVTREAVGVIGIISPWNFPTATAAWKIAPALAFGNSVIWKPANLTPASAVALTEIIHRQGIPAGTFNLVLGSGSTVGDALINSKEVNGVSFTGSVDTGRKVAAATAPNFVRCQLEMGSKNALVIADDADIQTAVDATIAGSFSGAGQKCTASSRLVVMDSIHDQYVEALIKRMSELKVGHALEEDVFMGPVVDGNQLEANLGWVEKARQSGGELAFGGERLSMKHEGFYMSPTLFLNTKNDWEVNQEEVFAPMASVIRVADLEEAIATTNDTRFGLTGGIITQSLRTSAMFKQQAQTGCVMVNLPTAGTDYHVPFGGRKESSFGPREQGQYAKEFYTVVKTAYQRPY, from the coding sequence ATGACTCAATTACAGAATGTTCAAGCAGAAAACGCACTTTACATTGGCGGCGAATGGCAAGCGGGTGTAAGCACCGTTGCGAACATTAACCCATCAGATATTTCTGAAAACATCGGTAACTTTGCACAAGCAAGTGCTGAACAAGTTCAACAAGCGATTTCAGCGGCGAAGCACGCTCAACCAGAGTGGGAAAAAACGCCGATTGAACGCAAGCAGGCGGTTCTTCAAGCGATTGGTGATGAGCTGATTGCACGTTGCGATGAGCTAGGCACGCTTCTTTCTCGTGAAGAAGGTAAGCCTTTTGCTGAAGGTCGTGGTGAGATTTACCGTGCTGGTCAGTTCTTCCAATACTTTGCGGCTGAAGTGCTTCGTCAAATTGGTGACAACGCAGACTCAGTACGCCCAGGTGTTTCTGTTGAAGTGACTCGTGAAGCGGTAGGCGTTATCGGCATCATCTCTCCTTGGAATTTCCCGACAGCAACGGCTGCTTGGAAAATTGCTCCAGCATTAGCTTTCGGTAACAGCGTTATCTGGAAACCAGCAAACCTAACACCAGCAAGTGCGGTTGCGCTTACAGAGATCATCCACCGTCAAGGTATCCCTGCAGGTACGTTTAACCTTGTACTAGGTAGCGGTTCAACGGTAGGTGATGCACTGATCAACTCTAAAGAAGTGAACGGTGTGAGCTTTACCGGTTCTGTTGATACGGGTCGTAAGGTTGCGGCTGCTACAGCGCCAAACTTCGTTCGTTGCCAACTGGAAATGGGCAGTAAGAACGCACTTGTTATTGCTGACGATGCAGACATCCAAACTGCGGTTGATGCAACGATTGCAGGTTCGTTCTCGGGTGCTGGTCAAAAATGTACAGCGTCTTCTCGCCTTGTGGTTATGGATAGCATTCACGACCAATACGTTGAAGCACTAATCAAACGTATGAGCGAGCTGAAAGTGGGTCACGCACTGGAAGAGGACGTGTTCATGGGCCCTGTTGTTGATGGTAACCAACTTGAAGCAAACCTAGGTTGGGTTGAGAAAGCACGTCAAAGCGGCGGTGAGTTGGCATTTGGTGGCGAACGCTTGAGCATGAAGCACGAAGGTTTCTACATGTCTCCAACGTTGTTCTTGAACACTAAGAACGATTGGGAAGTGAACCAAGAAGAAGTGTTCGCACCAATGGCAAGCGTGATTCGTGTCGCTGACCTAGAAGAAGCTATTGCGACAACCAACGATACTCGCTTCGGTCTAACGGGCGGCATCATTACTCAAAGCCTACGTACTAGCGCAATGTTCAAGCAACAAGCGCAAACAGGTTGTGTGATGGTGAACCTACCAACAGCAGGCACGGATTACCACGTACCGTTTGGTGGTCGTAAAGAGTCTAGCTTCGGTCCTCGCGAGCAAGGTCAATACGCGAAAGAGTTCTACACAGTGGTTAAGACGGCTTA
- a CDS encoding RidA family protein — MNAQTKKHPVKTALFASKAPLEWAIVNNGTLYTAQIPIDETGAVVEGGIEAQTRQTFNNLVHTLECAGESMDSVLQVLIYVTDREYLKTVNSVYGEYFNAPYPNRAAVVVAGLAREEMLVEFVVYASASQPE; from the coding sequence GTGAACGCACAAACTAAAAAACACCCAGTAAAAACCGCTCTTTTTGCTTCAAAAGCACCACTAGAGTGGGCAATCGTAAATAACGGCACTCTATACACCGCGCAGATTCCAATTGATGAAACGGGCGCAGTAGTAGAAGGCGGTATCGAAGCGCAAACGCGTCAGACTTTTAACAACCTTGTTCATACGTTGGAGTGTGCAGGCGAATCTATGGATTCCGTACTGCAAGTTCTGATTTACGTGACAGACCGTGAATACCTAAAAACGGTAAACAGCGTATACGGAGAATACTTCAATGCACCTTATCCAAACCGTGCAGCGGTCGTAGTTGCAGGGTTAGCAAGAGAAGAGATGCTGGTCGAGTTCGTGGTTTATGCATCGGCGTCTCAACCTGAATAA
- a CDS encoding LysR family transcriptional regulator, with product MSIKLQQLKHFVLVVEEGGFRAASHRANRSQAALSTSIKELEKILGQPLFETGNKSTLTPFGEICLPKIIQFLNVYKALDNDLRAAAAGQQGRVRIASVPSVAAKLIPSVLGAFCEQYPNVEVSLIDDNAAGVEARLLSGEVDVALGNSSHLEEESIDFTPLLSDPIGVVCLRDNPIASQLEGIEWQTLLKQPFIRNGTCTLLDPTPARMLSEQALYSVENITSLFSVLELGIGVTTLPKLAFPTNETRLVWIPLIDPPLQRQIGIFRLSDRTISPQAQAFHDLCIQYLSYEEE from the coding sequence ATGAGTATTAAGCTACAACAGTTAAAACATTTCGTTTTAGTGGTCGAAGAAGGCGGATTTCGAGCAGCATCTCACCGAGCAAATCGATCGCAAGCGGCACTTTCTACGTCGATAAAAGAGTTGGAAAAAATACTCGGTCAGCCACTGTTTGAAACGGGCAACAAATCGACGCTGACACCTTTCGGAGAAATATGCCTTCCAAAAATAATTCAGTTTCTTAATGTTTACAAAGCGTTAGATAATGACCTGCGCGCAGCCGCGGCAGGACAACAAGGAAGAGTTCGAATAGCGAGCGTGCCATCGGTCGCGGCAAAATTAATCCCTAGTGTTTTAGGGGCTTTTTGTGAGCAGTACCCGAATGTCGAAGTGAGTTTGATTGATGATAATGCGGCTGGTGTGGAGGCAAGATTACTCTCTGGAGAAGTGGATGTTGCCCTCGGAAACAGCTCCCATTTAGAAGAAGAGAGCATCGATTTCACGCCGTTACTGTCCGATCCTATCGGTGTGGTCTGCCTCAGAGACAACCCTATCGCCTCTCAGTTAGAGGGAATCGAGTGGCAAACTTTGTTAAAACAGCCCTTCATTCGCAACGGAACTTGTACCCTACTTGACCCAACACCTGCGCGAATGCTGAGCGAACAAGCGCTCTATTCCGTGGAGAACATTACTTCGCTGTTTTCGGTATTAGAACTTGGGATAGGCGTCACCACGCTGCCAAAGCTGGCCTTCCCTACCAATGAGACTCGCTTGGTCTGGATTCCATTGATTGACCCGCCGTTACAGCGCCAGATCGGTATCTTTAGATTGTCTGACCGTACGATTTCGCCACAAGCTCAAGCCTTCCACGATTTGTGTATTCAATATCTGAGCTATGAAGAAGAGTAA